AAGGCAatccaatggagaaaggatagttttttcaagaaatagttctggaacaattggatatccacatgcaaaaaagaaagaaatgaactttGATCCATAActcacaccatacataaaaattagcttaAAGCCAGGCACGGAAAagtattacctattcaaaaattaaactaactagctgggtgcagtagcacatgcctggagtcccaggtacctgggaggctgaggcaggaggatcccttgagcctaggagtttaagaacagcctggacaatatagagagaccccatctcaaaaaaaaatcggTTCAAAATAGAGCATTGACCTAAATGAATAACCTAagactataaaacttctagaagaaaacactggagaaaaatTTTGTGGCCTTGGGGCAAAGATTgcttagacatgacaccaaaagcataacccataaaaaataaatataaagtgaaCTCCATCAAAATTTAAAGGTTAAGCTCTTCAAAAGATACTCCGAAAAGAATGAAGACAATccaggtcgggcacggtggctcacacctgtaatcccagcactttgggaggctgaggcgggtggatcacaagatcaggagttcgagacaagcctggccaatatggtgaaaccccgtctctactaaaaacacaaaaattagccaggtgtggtggcacatgcctgtagtcccagctactcgggaggctgaggcaggagaatggcttgaacccaggaggcagaggttgcagtaaaccaagatcatgccactgcactccagcctgggcgacagagcgagactccctctcaaaaaaaaaaaaaaaaaaaaaaaagaatgaagacaatTCATAAGCTGGGAGAAAAATCATCACAAagcacatatctgataaaagacttgtattcaggccgggcaccgtggctcacacctataatcccagcactttgggaggctgaggcgggtggatcacctgaggttgggagttcgagaccagcctaaccaacatggagaaacctcgtttctattaaaaaatacaaaattagccaggcatggtggcacatgcctaaccccagctactcgggaggctgaggcaaaagaatcacttgaacctgggaggtggaggttgccgtgagcagagaccatgccattgcactccagcctgggcaacaagagtgaaactccgtctcaaaaaaaaaaaaaaaaaaagacttgtattCATGCTAATAACTCTAAAAATCAATAACGAGAaaacaacacaattttttaaatggccaaaggatttttaacaaaacattttaacaaaagaCTGACCATCCCAAGAGTCAGCAAGGATATGAAGAAACCGGATTCTCATGCATCATTGGGAATGGAAAACGGTACAAGCACTTTGTAAAACATTTTGGTagcttcttaaaaagttaaacaggccaggcacggtgcctcacgcctgtaatcccaacactttgggaggccgaggcgggtggatcacgaggtcaagagattgagaccatcctgaccaacatggtgaaaccccatctctactaaaaatacaaaaattagctgggtgtggtggcacacgcctgtagtcccagctactcgggaggctgaggcaggagaattgcttgaacccaggaggtagaggttgcagtgagccgagattgcgccactgcactccagcctggtgacagggcaagactgtgtctcaaaaaaaaaaaaaaaaagttaaacatattttgGGAAACAAAggcgggaaaatcacttgagcctaggtgttttgagaccagcccatgtctacaataaaaatacaaaaaattagccaggtgtggtggtgcgtgcctgcagtcccagctacttgggaggctgaggtgggaggatcacctgagtctgggagatcgaggctccggtgagccatgatcacaccaccacacttcagccaggtgacagaatgaggccctatctcaaagaaaaaaaaaaattgggtccaggcccagtggttcacacctgtaatcccagcattttgggaggccaaggcgggcggattgcttgaggccaggatttcgagaccagcctggccaacatggcaaaaacccatctctactaaaaatacaaaaattagccaggcctggtggtgggcacctgtaatcccagctactcaggaggctgagacaggagagtcgcttgagcatgggaggcagaggttgcggtgacccaagatggggccactgcactccaacctgggtgacagggtgagactgtctcaaagaacaaaaaaaatttaaacataacaggatttttaggacagtgaaactactctgtacaACACTAcgatggtggatacatgtcatcatTAAAggtttgtccaaacccatagaatgtacaacaccatgTGAACCCTACATTAGGTAAGAATGAACCAACCCTACTGTAAACTATGGAATGAGTGATAGTGATGTCAAGGTAGGTTCACTGATGGTAACAATTACACCAGCGATGCAGATGGTGATAATAGGGGAGGGTTTACATGGAGCAGGGCAGGGTGTATATGAGAACACCCTGTACTTTCAGCTCAATTTTGCGGTGAACCTACAACAGCTCTAAAaagtaaagtctatttttttaaaaaaaggaaagaagtactgataaatgctacaacatggatgaacattgAAAACACCATGCTAGCTCTTTCCAGCCAGTGCCGAGCGATGGGCATCTCTCGGGACAACTGGCACAAGCGCCGCAAAACCGGGGGCAAGAGAAAGCCCTACCACAAGAAGCAGAAGTATGAGTTGGGGCGCCCAGCTGCCAACACCAAGATTGGCCCCCGTCGCATCCACACAGTCCGTGTGCAGGGAGGTAACAAGAAATACTGTGCCCTGAGGTTGGAggtggggaatttctcctggggCTCAGAGTGTTGTACTCGTAAAACAAGGATCATCGATGTTGTCTACAATGCATCTAATAACGAGCTGGTTCGTACCAAGACCCTGGTGAAGAATTGCATCGTGCTCATCGACAGCACACCATACCGACAGTGGTACGAGTCCCACTATGCGCTGCCCCTGGGCCGCAAGAAGGGAGCCAAGCTGactcctgaggaagaagagattttaaacaaaaaacgATCTAaaaaatttcagaagaaatatgatgaaaggaaaaagaatgccATAATCAGCAGTCTCCTGGAGAAGCAGTTCCAGCAGGGCAAGCTTCTTGCGTGCATCACTTCAAGGCCGGGACAGTGTGGCCGAGCAGATGGCTATGTGCTAGAGGGCAAAGAGTTGGAGTTCTATCTTAGGAAAATCAAGGCCCGGAAAGGCAAATAAATCCTTGTTTTGTCTTCACCCATGTAATAAAGGTGTTTATTGTTTTGttccccaaaaaaaaaacaaaaaaacaaaaaacaccatgctaagtgaaagaagccagccacaaaaaaCCACATATGGTATGACTCAATTTATATATGTCCAGAGTaagtaaatatacagaaaaagaaagtacatGATTAGTGGCCTACAACTGAGGCATAAGGAGGAGAGAATGGGAAACGACTGCTAATTGACATGGGGTGAAATATTCTAAACTTAGATTGTGGTGTTGCTCGCACAACTTTGTTAATCTACTAAAAACCAATGAATtgtgtacactttaaatgggtgaattttgtAGTATGTTAAAATCTtaataaagatgttttaaaactgtttaaatCACTATGgtaactgaaaaaaagaaatcatttatgTGAGGTATATGCATGTGAGGAAgagatatatactcagaagtaaATACATATGTCCATAGATTCAATAAATGCCTTTTAGTTATGATCTTTAATCAGAGGTAAGCAAAGGGAAGCAAGTGTGCCTTGTGTGCTGATACTATTCTACAGATTACTGGTGTGCTTATCTCCCCTTAAAGAAAGGGGAGTAAAAGTCATACTGGCTATAAACTCatattgtttaaaatgtataatgaatCAAAAATAAATCTGTATTAAACAtcctttgtttaaaatataaaatggaggccgggcacagtggctcatgcctgtaatccaagcactttgggaggccaaggtgggtgggtcacttgaggtcacgtgttcgagatcagcttggccaacatggcaaaaccccgtctctactaaaaatacaaaaattagctgggtgtggtggcaggcgcctgtagtcccagctactcgggaagccaaggcacaagaatttcttgaacccaggaggtggaggtttcagtgagctgagatcgccccactgcactccagcctgggcgagagtgagactccatctcaaaaaaaaaaaaaaaattaaaattaaataaaatatacaatgaattaAGGGTAAAGTCGTAATAAAAATaactggctggatgcagtggctctcacctgtaatcccggctactcacagctactcaggaggctgaggtgggaggagtttAAGGCCATAGTGAGCCACagtcacgcaactgcactccagcctgggtgaccgaatGAGAccacatatctaaaaataaaaaacccaaaaaacctaCCGCACGATCCAGCATTCTACtcctggatatatacccaagaaTAACACAAAGGCACATACACAAATGTTCAGAGTAGCTTTATTTTAATAGCCAAATATTGGAAgtgatccaaatgtccatcaacaggtgaatggattaAACAAACTGTACagatgtggtatatccatacaatggaatgttattcatcaataaaaagaaaagaattgacaCACACAAGACACATGaatctaaaaaataattatgctgagtgaaagaagacagacaaaagaGCACgtactctatgattccatttatataaagcttAAGAAAATGCAAACGAATCTGCAGGGACAGAAAGCAGTTCAGTGGCTGCCAGGGGGAGGGTTTTCTCAGGGGGAAGAGGCCTGAGAAAACTTTTGCGGGTGATGGATATGATCCCCCTGTTGATTGTGGTGACAGTTGCACAGATGTAAACATATGgcaaaacttatcaaattatcCACTTTAAATATAAGCAGTGTATTGTGTATCAATTATACCTCATTGTGGCTGTTTTAAAAAGATGACTCCAAGCTTAAGAAAGATGAACCAGGAggggtggatcatgcctgtaatcctagcaccctgggaggccgaggtgggtggatcacttgagcaacCTGGTCTTAAAcgcaagctcaggagttcgagagcagcctgggcaatatgacaaaaccctgtctctacaaaaagtacaaaagttagccaggtgtggtggcatggggcTGTAGCTCCAGCAactccgggggctgaggcaggaagatcgcttgagcccacgaagttgaggctgcagtgagctgtgtacGTACCTCTGCACTCCGGCTGGGTGACCAAATGAGACCtggtcaaaaaaaataaaataaaataggggcTCCATGACTCTAAAAACCCCTCCCCGCCCAGGGTGTGCAGGGGAACTGAACCAAGAGGCTCAATCCTGTCCTTGCTTTTTTCTGAGCTCAGGCCCAGGGCTTTGCACAAGCTCAAATGTGCATTTTACAAAGGCAATCAGAGCGGCCTGTCTCTCCTCTCTGA
This portion of the Pongo abelii isolate AG06213 chromosome 1, NHGRI_mPonAbe1-v2.0_pri, whole genome shotgun sequence genome encodes:
- the LOC100441720 gene encoding small ribosomal subunit protein eS8-like — its product is MNIENTMLALSSQCRAMGISRDNWHKRRKTGGKRKPYHKKQKYELGRPAANTKIGPRRIHTVRVQGGNKKYCALRLEVGNFSWGSECCTRKTRIIDVVYNASNNELVRTKTLVKNCIVLIDSTPYRQWYESHYALPLGRKKGAKLTPEEEEILNKKRSKKFQKKYDERKKNAIISSLLEKQFQQGKLLACITSRPGQCGRADGYVLEGKELEFYLRKIKARKGK